From the Toxoplasma gondii ME49 chromosome VIIa, whole genome shotgun sequence genome, one window contains:
- a CDS encoding phosphatidate cytidylyltransferase (encoded by transcript TGME49_281980~Predicted trans-membrane domain (TMHMM2.0):401-431:451-474:518-541:553-576:580-603:615-635:834-857), giving the protein MEPPSSPIPDASKVGDWLHSSPFFRGVSTDDVAEGQSREEVENAEYVTKVSFSSTLPSSVYSSGSFSSRSSSSLCVPRVPSGFSPTQNASPHEMRTAMKSSGYATNMRNPDFCCSACGRPLESEAAASPKDTSGGLRRPAGAAAAAVPPTGGAAHRTGAGMGPLEDSEGENTATDWGLDTDPEAESYAGEMGGRRLSSSGPLRTACSQQQGPAHGAAMHESSGSGLNPGSHVASARKGDKAVEESCLDEFGSVSDRLSPAVPVSAEPACLRQRRISPTDHQVASVRDGGAHRLSRPRSSVSSSASAGSVSAVLLRPFKYLGLWSPAYGRSRSGLESPAFGVSHGGADGPGAGLSGIRGGLSSGLVSRTSSSSHLPPVGQSSVQLEADRPLEKKLETFRVRSLWTLILVFIFVVILAAGHVYSAGLVLALVASMYWEIIAVKQKREEARLPDFYLLKWYWFLITIMGFGLPSVLRMPWRPCASLTSSLGGAGTLSGDIDEAGPSASSIFGRTARRFLERLLTFHSLVTYTAGFIGLVWFILSLRKGSMRYQFSQLGVMLVALVFIVGQALMQIANIYSGLIWFILPTSLVIVNDVSAYICGMLFGRTRLIRLSPKKTVEGFVGASFITLLWAVIVAKQLQEYKVFVCPPRMIDFRPFAMWHDLDCKVPDAFVPRCYDEEIESFLGLKGWLTPPEPTPQEVAQLQQVGATPGPLQGAGDGEALSKGSALEKGQGRKAAGRGSVEERRRVHRADLASSRSPGEDERGKEDSVGRGEVEPEETEEVSLVLDKQQAVAVSEGSSQEGRSLSKAALGSRAPQLPARSLASCRFYFSPFQFHSIVLGLFAGFLAPFGGFFASGFKRAARIKDFGEIIPGHGGVTDRFDCQILTGMFTHLYYTSFVYSDDASEPEAEPRWRLPRHTPRGDTLHSREKTENDLRDYSEGGVDSTPDHSICGEKYAEPSGAAPHSPQRVCLQDAGNESGGIASPDARGKLSEWKAKTGAELKVNNRKAAATAAEVDRRDKEKMVLAAVASMEDAEELERVKALVVARLADLKRRRESTQLVQGQTGFR; this is encoded by the coding sequence ATGGAACCCCCGTCGTCGCCGATACCAGATGCGTCAAAGGTCGGAGATTGGCTACACTCCAGTCCATTTTTCCGTGGCGTGTCCACCGACGATGTTGCTGAAGGACAAAGCAGGGAAGAGGTAGAGAATGCGGAGTACGTCACCAAggtgtctttttcctccactCTCCCCTCGTCTGTGTATTCCTCCGgctccttttcctcccgctcctcttcgtccctcTGTGTGCCGCGAGTCCCGAGTGGCTTTTCGCCCACTCAAAACGCGTCTCCCCATGAAATGCGTACAGCGATGAAGTCGTCCGGTTACGCCACGAATATGAGGAACCCCGATTTCTGTTGTTCTGCGTGTGGCCGCCCACTCGAATCGGAAGCCGCAGCGAGTCCGAAAGACACCTCGGGAGGTTTACGTAGACCTGCAggtgctgcagctgcagcggtCCCGCCGACAGGAGGCGCTGCGCATCGCACTGGGGCAGGTATGGGACCTCtggaagacagcgagggagagaacactGCGACGGATTGGGGTTTGGATACCGATCCGGAAGCTGAGTCGTACGCCGGCGAGATGGGGGGGCGCAGattgtcttcttctggacCTCTACGGACGGCGTGTAGCCAGCAACAGGGTCCCGCACACGGTGCAGCGATGCACGAGAGCAGCGGGAGCGGCCTGAATCCCGGCTCACATGTGGCCAGCGCTCGAAAGGGCGACAAGGCAGTAGAGGAGTCGTGTCTTGATGAATTTGGAAGCGTTAGCGACAGGCTATCCCCCGCCGTGCCTGTTTCTGCCGAGCCTGCGTGTCTGCGACAGCGGCGAATCAGCCCGACAGATCACCAGGTGGCCTCTGTGCGGGACGGCGGGGCGCATCGCCTCAGTCGACCTCGGTCTTCGGTgtcgtcgtctgcgtctgctgggTCCGTCTCCGCAGTTCTGTTGAGACCATTTAAGTATTTGGGCCTCTGGTCGCCGGCTTATGGTCGGAGTCGATCCGGACTTGAGTCGCCTGCCTTCGGGGTCTCCCATGGTGGTGCGGACGGACCGGGCGCGGGGCTCTCAGGGATACGCGGCGGACTCTCCAGCGGCCTCGTCTCGCGCACGAGTAGCTCGTCCCATTTGCCGCCTGTGGGTCAGTCTTCCGTCCAGTTGGAAGCCGACAGGCCGCTCGAAAAGAAGCTCGAGACCTTCCGCGTCCGGTCGCTGTGGACGCTGAttctcgtcttcatcttcgtgGTCATCCTGGCTGCGGGCCACGTGTACAGCGCCGGCTTGGTGCTCGCCCTTGTGGCGTCGATGTACTGGGAGATTATCGCGGTCaagcagaagcgcgaggaggcgcggctCCCGGACTTCTACCTGCTGAAGTGGTATTGGTTCCTCATCACCATCATGGGTTTCGGCCTGCCTTCCGTGCTGCGGATGCCTTGGCGCCCCTGTGCGTCCCTGACCAGCTCGCTCGGCGGGGCTGGGACACTTTCCGGAGATATCGACGAAGCCGGTCCGTCTGCGAGTTCCATCTTTGGCCGCACGGCGCGCCGCTTCTTGGAGCGCCTGCTCACGTTCCACAGTCTCGTCACGTACACTGCGGGGTTCATCGGCCTCGTCTGGTTCATACTATCGCTGCGGAAGGGTTCGATGCGCTACCAGTTTTCCCAGCTGGGCGTCATGCTCGTCGCCCTCGTCTTCATCGTCGGCCAGGCCCTGATGCAGATCGCGAACATTTACTCGGGCCTCATCTGGTTCATCCTCCCAACCTCGCTCGTGATCGTCAACGACGTCTCAGCCTACATCTGTGGCATGCTCTTTGGCCGCACGCGGCTCATCCGCCTCTCGCCGAAGAAGACTGTCGAAGGATTCGTCGGCGCCTCGTTCATCACGCTTCTCTGGGCGGTCATCGTCGCGAAACAGCTCCAAGAGTACAAAGTCTTTGTCTGCCCGCCGCGCATGATCGACTTCCGACCCTTCGCCATGTGGCACGACCTCGACTGTAAGGTCCCCGACGCCTTCGTTCCCCGGTGCTACGACGAGGAAATCGAGAGTTTCCTCGGACTCAAAGGCTGGCTCACGCCTCCCGAACCGACTCCGCAGGAAGTCGCTCAGTTGCAGCAAGTTGGAGCGACTCCGGGGCCGCTGCAAGGCGCTGGGGACGGCGAGGCTCTGTCGAAGGGAAGCGCGTTGGAAAAAGGACAGGGACGTAAGGCAGCGGGGCGAGGAAGCGTTGAAGAGCGGCGTCGCGTTCACCGTGCAGACTTGGCGTCAAGTCGCAGCCCAGGGGAGGACGAGCGAGGGAAGGAGGACTCCGTAGGTCGGGGAGAAGTGGAACCCGAGGAGACCGAAGAGGTGAGCCTTGTTCTGGACAAGCAACAGGCCGTCGCCGTGTCGGAGGGGAGTTCCCAGGAGGGCAGGTCCTTGTCCAAGGCTGCTCTCGGGTCGCGCGCTCCGCAGCTCCCGGCTCGTTCGCTGGCGTCGTGCCGTTTCtatttctctccgtttcagTTCCACAGCATCGTGTTGGGGCTGTTCGCTGGCTTCCTTGCCCCCTTTGGCGGCTTCTTTGCGAGCGGGTTCAAACGCGCCGCGCGGATCAAGGACTTTGGGGAAATCATCCCTGGCCACGGCGGCGTCACCGATCGTTTCGACTGCCAGATTCTAACTGGAATGTTCACGCATCTCTACTACACGAGTTTCGTCTACAGTGACGACGCGAGTGAGCCGGAGGCGGAGCCCCGCTGGCGCCTCCCCCGCCACACACCTCGCGGCGACACGCTTCACTCTCGCGAGAAGACTGAGAACGACCTGCGGGACTACTCTGAGGGCGGGGTCGACTCCACGCCCGACCATTCCATCTGCGGAGAAAAATACGCGGAGCCTTCAGGCGCAGCCCCGCACAGCCCCCAGAGAGTCTGTCTGCAAGATGCTGGGAACGAGTCGGGGGGAATCGCGAGCCCGGACGCGCGTGGCAAGCTGTCAGagtggaaggcgaagaccgGCGCCGAGCTCAAAGTAAATAATCGAAAAGCTGCGGCAACTGCTGCCGAAGTTGATcgcagagacaaggaaaaaatGGTTCTCGCGGCGGTCGCCTCTATGGAGGACGCGGAAGAACTCGAACGCGTGAAGGCACTCGTCGTCGCGAGACTTGCAGActtgaagaggaggagggaaTCGACGCAGCTCGTGCAAGGACAAACCGGATTTCGGTGA
- a CDS encoding hypothetical protein (encoded by transcript TGME49_281960) has product METGKIDAPNFGVSAQQEQDAFLSLLKVGGHQETALESHTAETDSNTDAPAPSSNDGELESADRLRAPSSPASAPSEDSSSLTFPSMSFQDSPALGITPNASTHSLDFAAPASSTASAAALLSSPVTLSLLATPCPDATADALDSVSVMARSSPGPQTPFARSAVPRRQTQTLSGMSGASHSLDDAVSRIEARVLQQHEQQTDVDEAQVQLGVSEESESNKADGEKPAFASAASASVDSATTAASSSVDSSPTSSPPRVTWTPGFRLPLGAEGRQVLLRRLRRAYHASPPETRDTFLASHGLVFSRMPFATVSELFHLAHLLGVFDFAVQCSEEFGGVSSATAVAGRGNRSGVHSSNASVGAVGASEGASGEGSEGLRVGASAKRRRATLQRHAAPSPQAVSRTLRAQAPQRWLHGPGAEEAFGEASVQSDEAGTGFVADGAPRYLPFEDSAEADQLSADLRHSADSSPVSARRTPRGLKKRRRRPLAHAPSRHNWAQAQVDEHAGACSPFGWSGGLNEVADCMHGGALASDLLLNAASRSGFFGAERRVEAAKIDACTQKQLLQILQQLGLFNGELEGAANELGDTDKFSAAVQALQMQLQALTGNSASHAEKAAPAVVPRRTGVKRAVGGHARRASAGIRKRRDIADRLSKEELRNGEADSAYCVRGPLFNMQQPGQKEVLHTPAKAAALDFLQVASRDAVSDHGQTRQESLTLSVASSLPSLAEETTQAPSLETLLARSLAAIGNGQDCASLFGPQICLQADRTQPASSERDFFQFVDEFKTRMDATEDAVAAKQADASLEELTREREALLRSFLQGDLSQVLKGHEGGEIAADNQEALLLSLLQKPKLKRPLDFPSDSTRLLDGATSAEEPFQTSQGLLDVSPEALRGLSSQALQASRPLAAAAFPGADSGLGSALLQLLQNLPTRDMAVADRLLPAKAAAVPAPASTNAQYAVGLQFLRLVELFQLHNNLSGLLGALPKIQCESGLAPGVEEELKRGALAERDDGAKTFEPLAVRATPVTTGEDSNSRNGTSWGSGCDSLRSRSGSFSDRTSLSMGSRLPAGTPCILRTTDTLAEGVRSSFTTCCSDGLPATAVAAPRSEALSYPNAEECLQLKLSRQGARVC; this is encoded by the coding sequence ATGGAGACCGGCAAAATCGACGCCCCGAATTTCGGCGTGTCTGCCCAGCAAGAACaagacgcctttctctccctcctgaAGGTCGGTGGTCACCAAGAAACCGCCCTCGAGTCCCACACTGCAGAAACGGACTCGAACACAGACGCACCAGCGCCTTCTTCAAACGACGGGGAACTGGAGAGTGCCGATCGTCTGCGAGCGCCGTCATCACCTGCCTCGGCACCGTCAGAAGACTCCTCATCCCTTACCTTTCCATCCATGTCATTCCAGGACTCGCCTGCTCTGGGTATCACCCCGAACGCCTCTACGCACTCCCTCGACTTTGCCGCTCCCGCGAGCTCGACCGCCTCCGCAGCGGCGCTGCTCTCTTCCCCAGTCACGCTCAGCCTCCTCGCAACTCCGTGCCCCGACGCCACAGCCGACGCGTTGGACTCCGTCTCAGTCATGGCTCGAAGTTCGCCGGGCCCGCAAACGCCTTTCGCCCGGAGCGCGGTTCCGCGTCGGCAAACGCAAACCCTGTCGGGGATGTCTGGCGCTTCACATTCTCTCGATGATGCTGTGTCCCGCATCGAGGCTCGTGTTCTGCAGCAGCATGAACAACAGACAGACGTTGACGAGGCGCAAGTCCAGCTGGGAGTTTCCGAGGAGTCTGAGTCGAACAAGGCTGACGGTGAGAAACCCGCGTTCGCGTCTGCCGCAAGTGCGTCGGTGGACAGCGCGACGACCGCGGCAAGCAGCTCTGTGGACAGCTCCCcgacttcttcgcctcctcgcgtGACCTGGACTCCCGGATTTCGTCTGCCACTCGGCGCTGAAGGCCGGCAGGtgctgctgcggcgcctgCGCCGGGCGTACCATGCCTCGCCCCCAGAGACCCGCGACACGTTCCTCGCGTCCCACGGCCTCGTGTTCTCGCGCATGCCATTCGCGACCGTCTCGGAGCTCTTCCACTTGGCGCACCTCCTCGGAGTCTTCGATTTCGCAGTCCAGTGCAGCGAAGAGTTCGGAGGCGTCTCCAGCGCAACTGCCGTCGCTGGCCGTGGCAACCGCTCTGGGGTCCACTCATCGAACGCTTCTGTCGGTGCTGTCGGAGCCAGCGAAGGTGCATCTGGGGAAGGCTCTGAGGGTCTTCGCGTCGGCGCGAGCGCGAAGCGCAGACGGGCGACACTTCAGCGCCACGCCGCCCCGAGTCCGCAGGCTGTCTCCCGAACTCTGCGCGCGCAGGCGCCCCAACGCTGGCTGCATGGACCTGGCGCCGAGGAGGCGTTCGGCGAGGCCTCAGTGCAGAGCGACGAAGCCGGAACGGGCTTCGTGGCCGACGGCGCCCCCAGGTATCTCCCCTTCGAAGACTCCGCGGAAGCCGACCAGCTGAGCGCGGACCTCCGCCACTCCGCAGACTCCTCGCCCGTGAGTGCCCGGCGGACGCCGCGCGGCTTGAAGAAGCGCCGCCGTCGCCCTCTCGCCCACGCCCCGAGCCGCCATAACTGGGCCCAAGCGCAGGTCGACGAGCATGCCGGCGCCTGCTCGCCCTTCGGCTGGAGCGGTGGGCTGAACGAAGTggcagactgcatgcatggcgGGGCGTTGGCTTCAGATCTTTTGCTGAATGCGGCCAGTCGTTCAGGGTTCTTCGGCGCGGAGCGTAGAGTTGAGGCCGCCAAGATCGACGCCTGCActcagaagcagctgcttcaAATCCTACAGCAACTCGGCCTTTTCAACGGGGAACTGGAAGGGGCAGCGAACGAGCTAGGCGACACCGATAAattctctgcagctgtccAGGCCCTGCAGATGCAACTCCAGGCTTTGACAGGCAACTCAGCGAGCCacgcggagaaggcggcacCGGCTGTTGTCCCCAGACGGACGGGGGTGAAGCGCGCCGTGGGAGGTCACGCGCGTCGAGCAAGTGCTGGCATCcgcaaacgcagagacatCGCCGACAGGCTGAGTAAGGAGGAGCTTCGAAACGGAGAAGCTGACTCTGCGTACTGCGTGAGAGGCCCTTTGTTTAACATGCAGCAGCCGGGGCAGAAGGAGGTCCTTCACACaccggcgaaggcggcggcccTAGACTTCCTTCAGGTCGCGAGTCGAGACGCCGTCAGCGACCATGGCCAGACCCGGCAGGAGTCGCTTACGCTTTCAGTCGCTTCGTCACTGCCCTCGCTGGCGGAGGAGACGACCCAGGCCCCGTCTTTGGAGACGTTGTTGGCGCGATCGCTGGCGGCGATCGGGAACGGCCAGGACTGTGCATCGCTGTTCGGCCCCCAGATCTGTCTCCAGGCGGACCGCACGCAGCCAGCCTCGTCTGAGCGGGACTTCTTCCAATTCGTCGACGAGTTCAAGACACGGATGGACGCCACGGAAGATGCCGTCGCCGCCAAGCAGGCCGACGCGTCCCTCGAAGAGCTGACCCGCGAGCGCGAAGCCCTCCTGCGCTCCTTTCTCCAGGGCGACCTCTCGCAAGTGTTGAAGGGCCATGAGGGCGGAGAAATCGCAGCGGATAACCAGGAAGCGCTGCTGCTGAGTCTGCTTCAGAAGCCCAAGTTGAAGCGCCCGCTCGACTTTCCCAGCGACTCGACGCGGCTCCTGGACGGAGCTACGAGCGCAGAAGAACCGTTTCAGACCTCCCAGGGCCTCCTGGACGTCTCGCCCGAGGCGCTGCGTGGCTTGTCTTCGCAGGCCCTGCAAGCCTCTCGGCCGTTGGCCGCGGCTGCCTTTCCAGGTGCCGATTCGGGGCTAGGTTCCGCcttgctgcagctgcttcagAATCTCCCGACGAGAGACATGGCGGTCGCAGACCGGCTCCTCCCAGCGAAGGCCGCCGCCGTTCCGGCGCCCGCGTCCACGAATGCTCAGTATGCGGTTGGCCTCCAGTTCTTGCGACTCGTCGAACTCTTCCAGCTCCACAACAACCTGTCAGGGCTCCTGGGAGCTCTGCCCAAAATCCAATGCGAGTCGGGCCTGGCCCCGggcgtcgaagaagagctgaAACGCGGAGCgctcgcagagagagacgatgGTGCAAAGACCTTCGAGCCGCTTGCAGTCCGCGCCACGCCAGTCACCACAGGCGAGGACTCGAACTCGCGAAACGGGACCAGCTGGGGTAGCGGCTGTGACAGTCTCCGCAGTCGCAGCGGAAGCTTCAGCGACaggacttctctctccatggGGTCCAGGCTTCCCGCAGGGACTCCCTGCATCTTGAGGACCACAGACACCCTCGCTGAGGGCGTCCGCAGCTCCTTTACTACTTGCTGTAGCGACGGGCTTCCCGCGACCGCTGTCGCCGCCCCCAGGAGTGAAGCCTTGAGTTATCCGAACGCCGAAGAGTGTCTCCAGCTCAAGCTGTCCCGTCAGGGTGCCCGCGTCTGCTGA
- a CDS encoding adenylate kinase superfamily protein (encoded by transcript TGME49_281970) produces the protein MSPATPGKKTTAGQPAASAAQKDARGGSSSAGAANKKLTGEKPAASFPASPVASSSAAAESRKQGANKKNSISTKSPTPSPSKGGGDTSRNSKTSSQLAKSPQNEANAESGFIENSAVTVAAGGDCLQSSPSSVPLICLFGPPCSGKGTLAALLRDNLGMLHCSTGDLLRQIAKEEGENSEVGTAMKAGKLVDDRVTARVLQDAVAKNANAMCKGIILDGFPRIDTQVDLLREMKLWPDVCFLLKVPNATLFQRMAARRVDPVTGQVFGLGSEPTDKEQKQRLIRREDDSDEVLKCRIEEFEANMALIADKLHGDKGEGGGNSEEKGTLQDGNESEGKTRASCEVIEVAGDRDILEVFKDVHTQLQQKFPTVFS, from the exons ATGTCGCCGGCAACCCccggaaagaagacaactGCTGGACAGCCAGCCGCTTCTGCTGCACAGAAAGATGCGCGTGGAGGCTCCTCCTCCGCGGGAGCTGCGAACAAAAAGCTCACCGGAGAGAAACCGGCAGCTTCTTTTCCAGCTTCCCcagttgcttcttcctctgcggcAGCCGAAAGTCGGAAACAAGGCGCCAACAAGAAAAACAGCATCTCGACAAAGAGCCCCACGCCTTCCCCTAGCAAAGGTGGCGGGGACACTAGTCGAAACTCCAAAACGAGTAGTCAACTGGCGAAAAGTCCCCAAAACGAAGCGAATGCCGAGTCAGGTTTCATTGAAAACAGCGCGGTGACAGTGGCCGCGGGAGGAGATTGCCTCCAGTCCAGTCCCAGCTCTGTTCCGCTAATTTGTCTGTTCGGGCCTCCCTGCAGTGGGAAAGGAACGCTGGCTGCCTTACTCAGAGATAACCTAGGAATGCTACATTGTTCGACCGGAGATCTGCTGCGCCAAATAGCgaaggaggagggagaaaacagtGAGGTCGGTACCGCCATGAAGGCTGGGAAACTCGTGGACGATAGAGTCACTGCTCGCGTGTTGCAAGATGCGGTGGCGAAGAATGCAAACGCGATGTGTAAGGGAATCATTCTCGACGGGTTCCCAAGGATTGACACGCAGGTCGACCTGCTCAGAGAAATGAAGTTATGGCCTG ATGTTTGTTTCTTGCTAAAGGTTCCCAATGCGACCCTGTTCCAGCGCATGGCTGCCCGCCGCGTAGATCCAGTCACTGGCCAAGTTTTTGGTCTTGGCTCCGAACCAACTGACAAAGAGCAAAAACAGAGGCTGATTCgccgagaagacgacagcgaTGAGGTTCTAAAGTGTAGGATCGAAGAGTTCGAAGCAAATATGGCGCTAATAGCGGATAAATTACAcggagacaagggagaaggTGGAGGGAATTCTGAGGAAAAAGGGACACTGCAAGACGgaaacgagagcgaaggaaaaacacgTGCTTCGTGTGAAGTCATCGAGGTTGCAGGAGACCGAGATATACTAGAGGTGTTCAAGGACGTCCACACACAACTCCAACAGAAATTTCCGACAGTCTTCAGTTGA
- a CDS encoding hypothetical protein (encoded by transcript TGME49_281955) — MKLFSRGQCRQRILSRGETFTARSDEKKLSSGSALPALHYTHVEEKRADRLQQMVAGNLLQRRQAVRTPQREGKHALKGGGRVRPLKVGFEASQVGVNEGKGEQRRQRERAEEE; from the exons ATGAAGCTCTTCTCCAGGGGCCAGTGCCGTCAGAGAATTCTCAGCCGCGGTGAAACCTTTACAGCGAGAAGTGATGAAAAAAAGCTTTCTTCGG GCTCCGCGCTGCCTGCTCTGCACTACACAC ACGTAGAGGAGAAACGTGCAGACCGTCTGCAGCAGATGGTCGCTGGGAATCTGCTGCAGCGCCGCCaggctgtacgtacaccccagcgCGAAGGCAAGCATGCGCTGAAAGGCGGCGGGCGCGTGCGTCCGCTGAAAGTGGGTTTCGAGGCCTCCCAAGTAGGCGtgaacgaaggaaaaggagagcagagacgacagCGAGAACGGGCCGAGGAAGAATAG